One Branchiostoma lanceolatum isolate klBraLanc5 chromosome 18, klBraLanc5.hap2, whole genome shotgun sequence DNA window includes the following coding sequences:
- the LOC136423824 gene encoding protein amalgam-like produces the protein MAGALFAGLCLILSCFLGGSLAAPSFTSEPGNVTAEVGGTALLEWQMNDDGASQLFEIWRKLPSAGLIQRASGGDAEPFAGYEGKFEIEGVATLKILNLNKEDAGQYEFQATYDDSTVLDSIATLIVSYQPTITDVTASPASNVMEGDDLTLTCAADGVPAPTYTWTKSDGSPLGTAVADTAAGTLTFTNISRDATGSYTCSADNGVGDAQTQDIAVAVSYPTTAAPTTPTPNVTMKMTDAPTPAPSAEPKPTGGMKTSGKPGGRGRGAKPQKGGLGTGAIVGIVLGLLALFITIAVGAYCASKRFGPQQEKKPDVVTFTKAEENEAEPLKNKDPENPPEKSDDKDTSIIKNGEMEDVPLKNAEEA, from the exons CGGCCCCTTCGTTCACCAGTGAACCCGGGAACGTGACAGCGGAGGTTGGCGGAACCGCTCTACTTGAATGGCAGATGAACGATGACGGCGCCTCGCAGTTATTTGAGATCTGGAGAAAACTGCCCAGCGCCGGACTCATCCAACGGGCATCCGGGGGTGATGCTGAACCGTTTGCAGGCTATGAA GGAAAATTCGAGATCGAAGGTGTTGCAACCCTGAAGATTCTGAATTTGAACAAAGAAGACGCAGGTCAATATGAGTTCCAGGCCACCTACGATGATTCAACGGTCTTGGACTCCATTGCAACACTTATTGTGAGCT ACCAGCCTACCATAACCGATGTGACGGCCTCGCCTGCCTCCAACGTGATGGAGGGTGATGACCTGACGCTGACATGTGCAGCTGACGGAGTCCCCGCCCCAACGTACACGTGGACGAAAAGCGACGGAAGCCCTCTCGGCACGGCCGTTGCTGACACAGCTGCGGGAACCCTCACTTTCACTAATATTTCGCGAGATGCGACGGGAAGTTACACGTGTTCTGCAGATAATGGAGTTGGGGATGCACAGACACAAGACATCGCTGTTGCTGTTTCAT ATCCTACAACCGCTGCCCCAACAACACCTACACCAAATGTCACCATGAAAATGA CTGATGCCCCCACCCCTGCACCAAGTGCTGAGCCCAAGCCAACAGGAGGCATGAAGACCAGTGGGAAACCTGGGGGGAGAGGTCGAGGTG CAAAACCACAAAAGGGTGGACTTGGCACCGGAGCTATCGTGGGTATCGTGCTGGGCCTCCTTGCATTGTTCATCACCATCGCGGTCGGTGCGTACTGTGCATCAAAGAGATTCGGCCCACAGCAGGAGAAGAAGCCTGACGTTGTGACCTTCACCAAGGCGGAGGAGAACGAAGCAGAACCGCTGAAGAACAAGGATCCCGAAAACCCGCCCGAGAAATCAGACGACAAGGATACCTCCATTATAAAGAACGGAGAGATGGAGGATGTGCCATTGAAGAATGCAGAGGAAGCTTGA